Sequence from the Phragmites australis chromosome 6, lpPhrAust1.1, whole genome shotgun sequence genome:
AGGGATCGGGAGCATAAGAGATGTGCCgacggtcaagattgcaagacagaggacacgcgtcaacatcgaaAAACTtacttgaggtcaaagcaaccaGCTGTGAGTCATGCCTTAAGAAGCGTGTGAGTCAGTTTTCTGGTTTGACCATAAAACCGCGGGCGGAtgaagtgcatgtggcatcatagcgaagcttacatcgaggcgaagctaagtcgtgaaggcgtcacgATCGTCCGCTgaatggaggagaaaatggacaAAAATACCCCTAGTGATAGGTAGGAATATACTACAAGATAGGGATATTTTGGGAACCGAGGAAACGTGAGGGTTAAGTTTCTTATGCTATAAAGAGGGGTTTGGCTGGTTAGGAAGCCACCCCCTtgagccatccatatgagagccttgtgctagggttttagagtagaGCGAGAGGAGTACTTAGCCTTTATAATAGGTAAAAGTTTTGAGAGACAAATCTTTGTAATTCgactaaaatagggctgatcacTTTAAGTAATGAAATTTAAGTTTTTGCATACGCTTGATTCCCCtccttcttgttttcttttattggttcccttgtaagtttgcaagttcttggtgttttattgttgatttttgtttttctttttgagctaaaattttaaaatcttggaaagttgtttttcttgatgttagAGATatagaattcacatacacatgcatatgtgatgggatcttgaattctcttactTCTAGACCATCATTTTGGAGAGTTTACTTGGTCGGTGATCTCTTCTCTATTTCGTTCATTTTTAAAGTTATGAGTTTTTagcacaaagacacatagaGTGTTTTTTAATGGAACATATGATTCATATTTCATCCGTAGAGTCATATTGTCTTAAAACTTTTTATCTTGCTTTGTTTTTCTGAGTATTTTAATTTCGCTTAAGGTTTAAGGTGTGTTAGAtgattaaaaataggagaagtctatctatttcgtaagaaattatTGATGTGCCTATTAACACTTTTAGTCATCACTTTCGGTCCTACAAGAGATAAATTGCTTTGGAATTTTTAAATTATGTCTCTTAACAAGCCAAATTCTGACAGGAGGCTGGAGAGTCTATCATGTTAAAGTTGCgtaaaatttcttgcaaaaactGTCAAATTTCTCACTTTTCGAACTTTCTGTAGATTCATGGTCTAGGCAACCGAGGAGACATCCATCTGTAGAAGGACGTATTTCAGGTTCAGCAGCCTTTTTAAGACGTCTATGACTTCTACCGAGTCAAGTTTTACCAGGATTTCAATCGGCGAGTCGCAAGAATTGCAATAAAACAAAACGTtcaaagagaataaaaaataatttgcaaaAGAAGGGAAACAAATATCAGATTGGTTGGGTATGAATCCAGTCACGAGAAATCTAAGATGGCTTTCAGCTGCCTCGGAGCTGCTTTGGTGAGTATGATGACCGAAATGGCAGTCAGCCAGGTCAGCTGCACGGCGTGTCTAACACATATCGCACCACAAAAAATTAGGACTGAATTTCGTAGTGCGAAAAATGTTCTTGTGAGAGTTTGAAtacttcagagttcagagcAACTAAACAATTTGCTAACCCTAGAGAAACACTGCAAGTAGGTTTGATGATTAGATAATATAAGACTACCAGTTTGGTACGTAAACtataaaatagaaaaggagGCAGGTAgggagcgagcgagcgagagtTATATTGCAGTTTGCCGTTACAACCCCACCTATCTGCTCTCCTATCGCTCTCCAAGCACCTTTGGTTTGACTCCTCCACAATTTCTTATAATTTTCTGCAGACACTTATGCGCGTAATCTATGCTTCAACCACCTCTGTCCCTCTCTGTTTCATTGCTTCAAGTGATGCTTAGGATAAGAAGCGTGGGTGAATTCATCTGTTTCCCAGCTTCCTGTTCACCTTGGACTAGTTGGGAGTTTTTCGTCAAACAATTCTGCTTCAATTTATTGActtatgggggggggggggggggcgcttgCGTTGCCTCCTGccgtgtttttcttttttggctcGTCGCGTCTAGCCGTCAACCAAGAAATTATACCTCAAAAGTTTGCTGCTTTTGATCCGTTTCATTCCTAGGAGCTGGCAAGCTGTTCTTGAGCtagaaaggagaagaaacaaGAACCTCTGTTTCTATCACCACAATTTGCGTCGTTCTGATCGTAATTTGAGCTGTTGAGGTGGACGCGATGGAGAAAACGAGGCAAGAAACCACCACGAGCTGAGCCCCGCCGCTTTCTTGCTCCAAGCAATGGGTTGCTTCCGCCGCTTCAGTCTTAAGATCAAGAAGAACAAAGGTGAGAGGCGGCACGAGGGTCCAGCGCCGGCGTCTCCGGCGGCCGCCTCGTTCCCCTCCACCGTCTCCACGGCCGCGCGCTCCAACCTGTCCTTTTCCACGGTGTCGTCGGCCGTCGGCACGAGCCAGTCCGAGGACTCGTGCGCGGCCGTGAGGCCCGCGGCGAGCAAGTCGTCGGGCTCGGTCTCGGTCTCGTCGGCGCGGAGCATCCCGGAGCTGTACGAGGAGAGGGGCGCCAATAGTCTGAGAGAGTTCGGGTTCCGTGAGCTCCGGGCCGCGACCAGCGACTTTAGCCGGCTGCTCAAGGTCGGCGAGGGCGGCTTCGGGAGCGTCTACAAGGGCGTCGTccggctgcccggcgggcccgcCGGCGGCACGGTGGTCGCCATCAAAAGGCTCAATCCCAACGGCCATCAGGTACCCTTGGGTGTGATCTTGGCTCACCGTGTCATCTTATCTTGGTTTTCATCATGAATTTTTGAGCATTTGACAGTCTGTTGCTTGCTATTTACATTAATTTCTTTGTGTAATAGTGTAGAACAACTATgatattttgttttgcttcCAAAACTGGGACGAACTTCTATTCACTAATGGCTCAAAGCCTTACGGTAACATGCAATCTGTAAAACAGCGTACTAACATGTATGATGAACATAGTAATGCTAGTATATCAGAAATTCAAAGTTCTCTGATGCTGCTGATATTCATCTGTGACACATATAAATTCAGTTTAAGTAATTTGCATAAATGGATTCATGTGCTACTTTGGTAGGACTCTTTCAGTAATTTGACTCAATCCTTTTGGCTCCTACTACCACCTTGACCAGGGTCACAAGCAATGGTTGGCAGAAGTTCATTTTCTAGGAGTTGTTGAGCACCCAAACCTCGTCAAACTCATTGGGTACTGCGCCGCTCAAAGCGAGCGGGGCCCTCAGAGGCTGCTGGTATATGAGTTCGTGTCGAACAAGACCCTGGACGATCATCTGTTCAATCGGGCATACCCTGTCCTTCCATGGGACATCAGGTTGGAAATTGCACTAGGTGCTGCCGAGGGATTGCTGTACCTCCATGACGGATTGGAAGTCCAGGTATCAGCTTAGCAACCTTCCACacacaaaaacaaaaccttTATTCTGTGTCTATCAGAGTTCTGGATTTGGTTGAACGGGAATCGGGTATAAGTATTTTATTCACAACTCTTCTCCGGCACGAAAAGATACATTATAGGCAAGGCTTACAGGAGGGAAAACTTTTGAACAGAGAAAGTGCTGGACTTGATGTTCTCTAATAAATGAGAGCACTGAACCTGTAGTCTAAAATGAAATAATACATGATTTGCAAATAGCAAATCACAGGAAATGCTACATGCACACTTTTTTGTAGTTATCACATCCTATCTAAAATGCTGAAATGTGGTAATCCATAATGATTTATTGAACATATCTAGATGGATAACTCCAAATTGTGTTGCCACTTATCGACCTGATCATTGACTTGCACTTGTAATTAGTACATAGACTTTGTTTCTCCAAGTACTCTCGGGAATGAAATAGTTGGGCTATGAGCAATCAGATTATGATTATGAAGCTTTGGACTATGTTATTGTTTGTGTTTCTGATGAAATAGTGTTGTTGAGTGATCATATTGATAAAACCAAAGATAGTTAAGAGAAAGGAGTGTTATGAATATTCTTTCTTGTTCCTAAATGCTTTCAAAACAATCTGTGTAACTTCTCTTGACACCAAACCTATCAATAGGAtttgatctttttttcttctgaatagAACGAAGAGATGTTTTGTGTTTGATCGCTGAATCAATAAAAGCAATTTTATAGGTCATATATCGTGATTTCAAAGCTTCCAATGTACTGCTGGATGAGGAATTTAGAGCAAAACTTTCAGACTTCGGATTGGCTAGAGAAGGGCCATCAGCAGGTCATACTCATGTGTCTACAGCGGTATGTGGTGATTTTGTTTCATCGATTAAGAATAAAATTTCCTCATGATTTATTAGCGTTGTTTTAGAATCTTTCCTATGGACGATTGATTCCGTATCTTATTGAGAACAATTTGCAATCAGGTTATGGGGACTTTTGGTTATGCAGCTCCAGACTATGTTGAGACAGGCCATCTCACTGCGAAGAGTGATGTTTGGAGCTTTGGAGTGGTTCTATATGAGATCCTCACTGGACGGCGCTCAATGGAAAGGAACCGCCCCAAGAATGAGCAGAAACTTCTGGAATGGGTGAGGCAGTATCCTGTCGAAAGTAAGCGATTCAGCAAGATTATAGATAAAAGGCTCGAAGGCCATTACTCGAAGCAGGGCACTAGAGAAATTGCCAGATTGGCCAATAGCTGCCTTGCAAAGCACGGAAAAGACCGTCCAACAATGAGAGAGGTGGTAGAGAGCCTGAAGCAAGCGATGCAGCACAAGGAGCCGGACGGCGATGTGGGCGCTTCAGGTGACAGTTCACCTCCCCATGAGGCGTCTGGGAAACCAACCGCAGAGGATGTTGCCGTGGCATCAGCAAGGCGGCGGATGCTTCACCTGGCTGCCCTAGGTGAGAATGCAAACAGCATAGCGAGGAGGAGATTCATGTTCATGAGGGCTGCGGCTGCTCGAACTCCTACATAACCTTCAGTTGTAGACTTGTAGttgtgatattttcttttgaCTCCGTACTTTCTGGTGTGGCTATGAAGATAGGCTCGTTATAGATGTTTTCCTCTTTCCACTCTATATCTTTTAGATGACCCCACTTTTTTTACATTTACTTTCTACTGGTTGAGTAGGTCTGAGACTCCAGGGTTGCTATTGTAAAGAGTTCTTTGTGTTAAGGATCATAGTATGAAATGTAATTCCGCTTTCTATGTTTGACTGCAACTTTAGAACTTGTAAAAGTAGATAGTGATAAAGGTGCCATATTCTTCCTTTTCATTACACAATTCCGCCGCCTTTTGCCATTGACTAGCAATGCTGCAGTTGCTAACAATATTAAAGGCCTTCTATTTCAGGTATGAAATGTAATGTTGTGCTCTATTTTTTACTGCATGATTTCAGCTTGTAAAGTTAAGATCATAACATATCTTTTTTACTTCTACAACATAAATTATAAGTGATGAATATATGCCATGTACATGTAACAGTCTCCTTTCTCGGTAGAATCCTACGTACAAAATGTAATTCCTAATAGCGCTATGCCAGAATTCATTTGATGTTATTTAAAACTTCATATGGTGAAATATACCTTTTTGAGTTTTAACCCATTAAAAATGTTGAAGATTTACTTAATACAAGCTCCTAAAGGAAGAAAAGTAAAAGAGAATAGAACCTTCTGTTCTGTACATTTGATTTCTTGAATTTCATAAAGAACATGCACTGACAACAACAACGGAAAACAACTATTTTCAATTAGGATGCTGTATTTATGTGTTGATCAAGAGTTACATCACATAGTGCACATTGCAGTATAACTGCAACAAATTATTGAAAAATACAATTTATTTTTGCTGATAGAACCATGCTTGAAACCTAACTGACCTTTAGTATATGGTCATCAGAACAATCAGCTTTCTGCGATTGGGAAAGCTGAACCAATATTGTTATCCCCCAATCTGTAGCACTTGATATTCACTGAATATGGGCCAATATGTTATCTTCCCCTCCAGCAAGGAAGCAGAGAGTGTAGAGTGCAATTTCAAACTCGGGACTGACACCAATCAGTGTGCTGGACACAGATTTTAACACGCCGTGCCACTCAAACTGAATTGTGAGCAGCTGCATCTCAGAGTCCGGCTGCAGATCAATTTGAAAAGCTAAGCTCCCTCATGATATATGTGTATGCCAAGTATTTTCAGATGATACTCACTAGCTCCCCACGCCTCCTCAGGAATATGTACCCCTGGTAGTCAACATTTCCATTGGATTCTTCAAGGTAAAACTGCGTATTTGTCACCCAACACCATCATAATCTCTCAGATAAGGCAACAAATAAAGTTATGCTGCTGAAACATTACGCAAAATGGTCTGAATCCAGTTGTGGAAGCCTGAGACCTCATTCTCACCTTGTCTCTGCCCCTTGATCTCTCACACAAGCACATGCTCAAAAGCAGAAGAGCTATTAGAGCAGCCACCTCTTCCACACAAATCAAACCACAAGGATGTCAGCATTTTCTTGAAGTCCTGGTAGTCCTGAGACGTGCCCCCCTTCAGCACCAAATACCGGTGCAAGTACCTGATTGGAGCGCTTCTTGAAATCTCCTCAATGAAAGCAGATTCTTCATGCTTGTCCTGCTGGGTGACTACTTCTTTGTATCCTTGGTGGGGGTTGTAGGTGT
This genomic interval carries:
- the LOC133921649 gene encoding probable serine/threonine-protein kinase PBL19, translated to MGCFRRFSLKIKKNKGERRHEGPAPASPAAASFPSTVSTAARSNLSFSTVSSAVGTSQSEDSCAAVRPAASKSSGSVSVSSARSIPELYEERGANSLREFGFRELRAATSDFSRLLKVGEGGFGSVYKGVVRLPGGPAGGTVVAIKRLNPNGHQGHKQWLAEVHFLGVVEHPNLVKLIGYCAAQSERGPQRLLVYEFVSNKTLDDHLFNRAYPVLPWDIRLEIALGAAEGLLYLHDGLEVQVIYRDFKASNVLLDEEFRAKLSDFGLAREGPSAGHTHVSTAVMGTFGYAAPDYVETGHLTAKSDVWSFGVVLYEILTGRRSMERNRPKNEQKLLEWVRQYPVESKRFSKIIDKRLEGHYSKQGTREIARLANSCLAKHGKDRPTMREVVESLKQAMQHKEPDGDVGASGDSSPPHEASGKPTAEDVAVASARRRMLHLAALGENANSIARRRFMFMRAAAARTPT